A single genomic interval of uncultured Desulfobulbus sp. harbors:
- a CDS encoding putative transposase, with protein MCPQLANGDSKSERSRNDAVAPIGMGVTDSAGRILASLFGQGPPELVFTHSLDVSNVGVLLALPALLNLGLLTHLEYLSLPDGYYRLDSILVLLAFMALAQVKNIVCLRCTPSGEWGKLLGLDRIPEAKTLRNKVRLLTEGGQAQQWSGALSRDWMAMFPETAGVFYIDGHVRVYHGSQTELPRHNVARQQLCLRATTDYWVNAMDGQPFFMVNQPVDPGLLTVLEENIVPRLEREIPLQSNLFPSTDPLAPRFTLVFDREGYSPGFMARMLKKRIACLSYHKYPGDDWPITEFTPHTVDLIAGQCEEMFLAERDTQLGKKFTVREIRKLSPSGHQTAILSTDFRKDISHCAAAMFARWCQENFFRYMREHYNLDGLADYSTGNIPGSTRVINPQYRELDSEVKKQAARLARKRCECNAIVLCDDIEQKVVTAYETKKAVLQEEIEHLEVALADLKACRKTTPRHVQFADLPEEDRFRMLGMKSKQFIDTIKLIAYRAESAMTNIVRQAMYRRDDARSLLRSLYATEADIIPDQTEQKLTIRIHQPANRCSTEFILHLIGELNTTRTVLPGTDLRLFSELVT; from the coding sequence GTGTGCCCGCAGTTGGCCAACGGTGACAGCAAGAGCGAACGCAGCCGCAATGACGCGGTCGCCCCCATCGGCATGGGGGTGACGGACAGCGCCGGCAGGATCCTGGCCAGCTTATTTGGTCAAGGCCCGCCTGAATTGGTCTTCACCCACAGTCTAGATGTGAGCAATGTCGGCGTTTTGCTTGCCCTACCCGCGCTGTTGAACCTGGGATTGCTCACTCATCTTGAATATCTGTCCCTGCCGGACGGTTATTACCGGCTGGATTCCATTTTAGTGCTGCTCGCTTTTATGGCGTTGGCCCAGGTTAAAAATATTGTGTGTTTACGGTGCACTCCATCGGGAGAATGGGGCAAGCTGCTCGGTCTTGACCGGATTCCGGAGGCGAAAACCCTGCGCAACAAAGTGAGGTTACTGACCGAGGGGGGGCAGGCACAACAGTGGAGCGGTGCCCTGAGCCGGGACTGGATGGCGATGTTTCCGGAAACCGCGGGTGTGTTTTACATCGACGGGCACGTTCGCGTGTACCACGGCAGCCAGACGGAGTTGCCCCGTCATAATGTGGCCAGGCAGCAACTCTGTCTGCGGGCAACCACCGATTACTGGGTGAATGCCATGGACGGCCAGCCGTTTTTCATGGTGAACCAGCCGGTGGACCCCGGGCTATTGACGGTTCTTGAAGAGAATATCGTCCCCCGTCTGGAGCGGGAAATTCCTCTTCAGTCCAACCTGTTCCCCTCGACCGATCCCCTGGCGCCCCGGTTCACCCTGGTCTTTGACCGGGAAGGCTACAGTCCGGGTTTTATGGCCAGGATGCTGAAAAAAAGGATTGCTTGCCTGAGCTACCATAAATATCCCGGCGACGACTGGCCCATAACGGAGTTTACCCCGCACACGGTCGACTTGATAGCAGGCCAGTGCGAAGAGATGTTCCTGGCTGAACGCGACACACAGCTCGGCAAAAAGTTCACGGTGCGCGAGATTCGCAAGCTGAGCCCAAGCGGACATCAGACGGCTATTCTCTCCACCGATTTCCGGAAGGATATCAGCCATTGCGCCGCGGCTATGTTCGCCCGATGGTGTCAAGAAAATTTTTTCAGGTACATGCGCGAACACTACAATCTTGATGGTCTTGCCGACTACAGTACCGGAAATATTCCTGGCAGTACACGGGTGATCAACCCCCAGTATCGGGAGCTGGACAGCGAGGTGAAAAAACAGGCAGCCCGTCTGGCGCGGAAACGATGCGAATGCAACGCGATCGTGCTCTGTGACGATATCGAGCAGAAGGTTGTAACCGCCTATGAAACGAAAAAAGCCGTTCTACAGGAAGAAATCGAGCACCTGGAAGTAGCCTTGGCGGACCTGAAAGCCTGCCGGAAAACAACGCCTCGACATGTGCAGTTTGCCGATCTGCCCGAGGAAGATAGATTCAGAATGCTGGGGATGAAAAGCAAGCAATTTATCGACACCATCAAGCTCATCGCCTACCGGGCCGAGTCCGCCATGACCAATATCGTACGCCAAGCCATGTATCGCCGTGATGACGCCCGCAGTTTACTCCGTAGCCTGTATGCCACCGAGGCCGATATCATACCGGACCAAACGGAGCAGAAACTCACGATTAGGATCCACCAACCGGCTAACCGCTGCAGCACTGAATTTATACTGCACCTCATCGGCGAGTTAAACACAACCCGAACAGTTTTACCCGGCACTGACCTCCGGTTGTTCTCCGAATTGGTGACATAA
- a CDS encoding methyl-accepting chemotaxis protein yields the protein MTRNLERLGRSKMVDMITSEKRISQAMLSQASLFSEQESVVAAYNTAHQGDLNAADDPQLAAAREQLRTFFASVDKGYSANTGNKGVRLHFHVPPARSLLRVWRKNQSKSDDLSSFRETIITISNTHQPVVGIEVGRGGFVIRGIAPIVDANGKYLGSVEALSSYDPLVQYGVSNENEQIAVYMNKSLLNIARELQDTSKHPVVGDEFVFVSSSNSAITDKVVSSELLQMAKKGLVMQRSGDNFISLFPINDYSDKQIGIMAFVYNAADIFANTRKIKQGILGLSLALLVAILVPLLISVRGVVIPINRTVAMLRDIAQGEGDLTRRMEILKQDEIGELANWFNQFLDRLERIVRDFGSKAHSLSLSSNILSEIAEQMVQTTTSSTGRSQRVAGGAGSMNSNMASVAAASEEASTNVNAVASAVEEMAATIKEIAGNSENARGIAHKAANSASITSKKVDQLGHDVNEIGKVTEVINEISEQTNLLALNATIEAARAGESGKGFAVVANEIKELAKQTAAATGEIKAKIDAIQSSTADTVIEIQKISEVIGEVNAIVATIATAVEEQSVATSEISQNLSQASRGIQEVNQNVAEVSAVTDEISQDISEVSKATEDMNVVSAELTSHARDLFNLSEQLSEVVQKFRTQDARFDIGKVKAAHMQWRSRLEAVLNGKQSLRPEEVTSDHECAFGKWYFGDGQKLSDRAFFKEVGESHAMVHQYARQIADLMKQGNKKQANELMHEFEKVREEFFKALDELYLR from the coding sequence ATGACGCGGAATTTGGAGCGTCTTGGTCGGTCAAAGATGGTCGACATGATTACCAGCGAAAAGCGTATCTCGCAGGCCATGCTCTCCCAGGCATCGCTATTTAGTGAGCAGGAGTCGGTGGTGGCGGCGTATAACACCGCTCATCAGGGGGATCTGAATGCCGCAGATGATCCTCAACTGGCCGCTGCCCGGGAGCAATTACGCACTTTTTTCGCCTCCGTTGATAAAGGATACAGTGCCAACACCGGCAATAAAGGGGTTCGGCTTCATTTCCATGTCCCACCGGCAAGGAGCCTTTTACGGGTATGGAGGAAGAATCAAAGCAAGAGTGACGACCTTTCTTCCTTTCGTGAAACCATCATCACCATTAGCAACACACATCAACCCGTTGTCGGGATCGAGGTTGGCCGTGGTGGATTCGTTATTCGGGGCATCGCTCCAATCGTCGATGCAAACGGCAAATATCTCGGGTCTGTCGAGGCCTTGTCTTCCTATGATCCTCTGGTCCAATACGGTGTGAGCAATGAAAACGAGCAGATCGCCGTCTACATGAACAAGTCGTTGTTGAATATTGCCAGAGAACTTCAGGATACGAGCAAACATCCCGTTGTCGGTGACGAATTCGTTTTTGTCTCCTCGTCCAATAGCGCCATTACCGATAAGGTAGTCAGCTCAGAACTGCTGCAGATGGCCAAGAAAGGGTTGGTCATGCAGCGCAGTGGCGACAATTTCATTTCCCTTTTTCCGATCAATGATTACTCCGATAAACAGATCGGCATCATGGCTTTTGTCTACAATGCCGCTGATATTTTTGCCAACACCCGCAAGATTAAACAGGGAATTCTTGGTTTGAGTTTGGCCTTACTGGTGGCGATTTTGGTTCCGCTTCTCATAAGTGTGCGCGGGGTGGTGATTCCCATAAACCGGACAGTCGCCATGCTCCGGGATATTGCCCAGGGCGAGGGGGATCTGACCAGACGAATGGAAATCCTCAAGCAGGATGAGATAGGAGAACTGGCAAACTGGTTCAATCAGTTTCTTGATCGTTTGGAACGCATTGTGCGCGATTTCGGCTCAAAAGCCCATAGTTTGAGCCTCTCTTCAAATATCTTGAGCGAAATTGCCGAACAGATGGTGCAAACCACGACCAGTTCCACCGGTCGCTCCCAGCGGGTTGCCGGGGGCGCCGGATCGATGAATTCCAATATGGCTTCCGTTGCTGCGGCCAGTGAGGAGGCTTCCACCAATGTCAATGCCGTCGCCTCTGCTGTTGAGGAAATGGCAGCCACAATCAAGGAAATTGCCGGCAACTCGGAAAATGCCCGGGGCATTGCCCACAAGGCAGCCAACAGTGCCTCCATCACTTCGAAGAAGGTGGATCAGCTTGGTCACGACGTCAATGAAATAGGCAAGGTAACCGAGGTCATTAACGAAATCTCCGAACAGACCAACCTGCTGGCATTGAACGCCACCATCGAGGCGGCGCGGGCGGGGGAATCAGGTAAGGGGTTTGCGGTTGTCGCAAATGAAATCAAAGAGTTGGCCAAGCAGACCGCAGCGGCCACCGGTGAGATTAAGGCCAAGATCGACGCCATTCAATCTTCGACCGCTGATACGGTCATTGAAATTCAGAAAATCTCCGAGGTCATCGGGGAAGTCAATGCCATTGTCGCCACCATTGCCACCGCGGTCGAGGAACAGTCCGTGGCCACGTCAGAAATATCCCAAAATCTGAGCCAAGCCTCCAGGGGTATTCAGGAGGTTAATCAAAATGTAGCCGAGGTGTCGGCGGTTACCGATGAAATTTCCCAGGATATCAGTGAAGTGAGCAAAGCCACCGAGGATATGAACGTTGTCAGTGCCGAATTGACCAGTCATGCCCGCGATTTGTTCAATCTCTCGGAACAGCTCTCGGAGGTTGTCCAGAAATTCAGAACCCAGGATGCACGCTTTGATATTGGCAAGGTCAAAGCCGCCCATATGCAGTGGCGCTCCCGTTTGGAAGCGGTGTTAAACGGCAAGCAGTCATTGCGCCCGGAAGAAGTGACCTCGGATCATGAATGTGCATTCGGCAAATGGTACTTTGGCGACGGGCAGAAGCTTAGTGACCGGGCCTTTTTTAAGGAAGTTGGTGAGAGTCACGCTATGGTGCATCAATATGCCAGGCAGATTGCCGATTTGATGAAACAGGGCAACAAAAAACAAGCCAACGAGTTAATGCATGAGTTTGAAAAAGTCCGTGAGGAATTTTTCAAAGCGCTTGATGAACTGTACCTGCGGTAA
- a CDS encoding DUF3365 domain-containing protein has translation MENTTSRHLMFLAGGVIILLVLSCLLGLALKQEKMIKHSVHLSAERLFESIVLTRRWNACYGGVFVLKREGMQSNPYLEHPDITSATGLTYTMKNPALMTREISLLAEQSGHYQYHITSLRLINPHNQPDEWERASLQQFENGVPETLQIAKLDGQQVYRLMRPLMVEEGCMQCHAKQGYRVGEVRGGISVSFPYEEIAINLAGNRIKMTSLGIAIVGILCFLFYFVIWRLVGHLCVVSGELTQQKQNLEELNAVLDQKVSERTAALQESEQRFRSTFEQAPVGIGHLAMDGRLLRMNRRFCEIIGVPPSQRTSLKFQDISFETKRMAGVEEWDALLLGDKDAFSLERRYIRKDLSEVWINLTISLVRRDSGAPGYYICVVEDMSERRSLQEQLRQAQKMEAIGTFAGGIAHDFNNILTPILGYTEMLMEDSDPGEKCYASLQAVFCAATRAQELIRQILTFSRRADKEKQPLNIVPVIKEVIKLLRSFLPSTLTLSQVLTNEDCIVYATPSQIHQIMMNLCTNAYQAMEGGSGVLTIELQVLEMPAAETIGSLPSGKYAVLKVTDTGCGMDQQTMERMYEPYFTTKAKGEGTGFGLSMVHGLVEDLHGAIVAESQAGQGTSFTLFLPLLEQDSGQQCRQPLHVEEMQGGNEHILLVDDEPAIVAMETTMLSDLGYKVTSFYKSVEALAYFREHAQAFDLVVTDITMPEMSGIVLAREISVLSPQLPIILCTGFTSANTEEIFKLHNNVVTLLTKPILRDDLARAVRHAIDDGVPRDGARPGRHPQ, from the coding sequence ATGGAGAACACGACAAGCCGTCATCTGATGTTTCTTGCCGGAGGCGTGATAATCCTGCTGGTCCTTTCCTGTTTGTTGGGTTTGGCCCTGAAACAGGAAAAGATGATCAAACATTCCGTACATCTTTCCGCGGAACGGTTGTTTGAGTCCATCGTCCTCACCCGTCGCTGGAATGCCTGTTACGGCGGGGTGTTCGTCCTGAAAAGAGAGGGCATGCAGTCAAACCCCTACCTTGAGCATCCGGACATCACCTCCGCAACCGGACTGACCTACACCATGAAAAACCCGGCGCTGATGACCCGGGAGATCTCGCTTCTGGCTGAACAGAGTGGCCATTATCAATACCACATCACCAGCCTGAGATTGATAAACCCACACAATCAGCCCGATGAATGGGAGCGCGCCAGTCTGCAACAGTTCGAAAACGGGGTCCCGGAAACGCTGCAGATCGCCAAACTGGATGGGCAACAGGTCTACCGGTTGATGCGTCCGTTGATGGTCGAGGAAGGCTGCATGCAGTGCCATGCAAAACAGGGTTATAGGGTCGGTGAGGTGCGTGGCGGCATCAGCGTGTCGTTCCCCTATGAGGAGATAGCAATCAATCTGGCCGGTAACCGGATCAAGATGACCAGCCTGGGCATCGCGATTGTGGGCATTTTATGTTTTCTCTTTTACTTCGTTATCTGGCGTCTGGTCGGGCACCTGTGCGTTGTTTCCGGCGAGTTAACACAGCAGAAACAAAATCTGGAAGAACTCAATGCTGTCCTTGATCAGAAGGTGAGCGAACGAACGGCCGCGCTGCAGGAGAGTGAGCAGCGGTTTCGCTCGACCTTTGAACAGGCTCCGGTGGGAATCGGTCATCTGGCGATGGATGGGCGACTGTTGCGGATGAACCGTCGATTCTGCGAAATTATCGGTGTTCCTCCCTCACAGCGTACGTCGCTCAAATTTCAAGATATTTCTTTTGAAACCAAAAGGATGGCAGGTGTTGAGGAGTGGGATGCACTGCTTTTGGGGGACAAGGACGCCTTTTCCTTGGAAAGGCGCTATATCCGCAAGGATTTGTCCGAGGTGTGGATAAACCTGACCATTTCTCTGGTACGTCGGGATTCGGGAGCCCCGGGCTATTATATCTGCGTGGTCGAAGATATGTCGGAGCGCCGCAGTTTGCAGGAACAGTTGCGGCAGGCGCAAAAAATGGAGGCGATTGGCACCTTTGCCGGGGGCATTGCCCACGATTTCAATAATATTTTGACCCCTATTCTCGGATACACCGAGATGCTCATGGAAGATTCCGATCCTGGAGAGAAATGCTACGCCTCGCTGCAGGCCGTCTTTTGCGCGGCGACCCGTGCCCAGGAATTGATCCGCCAGATTTTGACCTTCAGTCGCCGGGCCGACAAGGAGAAACAGCCGTTGAACATCGTTCCGGTGATCAAGGAAGTGATCAAGCTGCTTCGTTCCTTTCTCCCTTCCACTCTTACCCTCAGTCAGGTGCTGACCAACGAGGACTGCATCGTGTACGCCACTCCAAGCCAGATACACCAGATCATGATGAACCTGTGCACCAACGCATACCAGGCCATGGAAGGAGGGAGCGGCGTACTGACTATCGAATTGCAGGTTTTGGAAATGCCTGCGGCAGAAACCATAGGCTCGTTGCCTTCGGGGAAATATGCGGTCCTGAAGGTCACGGATACCGGATGCGGAATGGACCAGCAGACCATGGAACGGATGTATGAGCCCTATTTTACCACCAAAGCAAAGGGTGAGGGCACAGGCTTCGGGTTATCGATGGTCCATGGGCTCGTCGAGGATCTCCATGGTGCCATCGTTGCGGAGAGCCAGGCCGGGCAGGGAACGAGTTTTACCCTGTTCCTGCCGCTGCTGGAACAAGACTCGGGACAGCAGTGCAGGCAGCCGCTCCATGTCGAAGAAATGCAGGGCGGTAACGAACATATTCTTCTCGTCGATGACGAACCCGCCATTGTGGCCATGGAAACGACCATGCTCTCTGATCTCGGCTACAAGGTGACCTCCTTCTATAAAAGTGTTGAGGCCCTTGCCTATTTCCGCGAACATGCCCAGGCCTTTGATCTGGTGGTGACCGATATCACCATGCCGGAAATGAGCGGCATCGTCTTGGCCCGGGAGATCTCTGTGCTCTCTCCACAGCTGCCGATTATCCTCTGCACCGGTTTTACCTCCGCCAACACAGAGGAGATTTTTAAGTTACATAACAATGTGGTTACTCTTTTGACCAAGCCCATCTTACGGGATGATCTTGCCAGAGCGGTTCGCCACGCCATTGACGACGGAGTGCCGCGGGACGGTGCACGGCCTGGCCGACACCCACAGTGA